A single genomic interval of Saccharothrix saharensis harbors:
- a CDS encoding DMT family transporter: MHWVYLAIATVFEIAFALCANAAKGFTRLWPSVLTLVIGALGTFFLSLALITLDVGVGYAIWTGLGSVGIVLLGTLLFKERLDWRKVLGIAVVIVGVVGLELSGAAV, encoded by the coding sequence ATGCACTGGGTCTACCTGGCGATCGCCACCGTCTTCGAGATCGCCTTCGCGCTGTGCGCCAACGCCGCCAAGGGCTTCACCCGGCTGTGGCCGTCCGTCCTCACGCTCGTCATCGGCGCGCTGGGCACGTTCTTCCTGAGCCTCGCGCTCATCACCCTGGACGTCGGCGTGGGCTACGCGATCTGGACCGGCCTCGGCTCGGTCGGCATCGTGCTGCTCGGCACGCTGCTGTTCAAGGAGCGCCTCGACTGGCGCAAGGTCCTCGGCATCGCCGTCGTCATCGTCGGCGTGGTGGGGCTGGAGCTCTCCGGCGCGGCCGTCTGA
- a CDS encoding DsbA family oxidoreductase has protein sequence MNPPEVVVYFDYVCPYCLLAEDVIETAAAEAGAAVRWRPYELRPHPNPTLRPEDEYLPRVWRSSVYPMAERLGVPIKLPTVSPQPYTHLPFEGALFAEQHGLARQYHRAVLRAFFQHDRDIGRPDVLAEIAAEVGLDAGEFAAALAERRYAEQHRAAVAEARQAGVRAVPTIDIGRHRIEGVPNLDNLREALS, from the coding sequence ATGAACCCACCGGAGGTCGTCGTCTACTTCGACTACGTGTGCCCCTACTGCCTGCTCGCGGAGGACGTCATCGAGACGGCCGCCGCGGAGGCCGGTGCCGCGGTCCGGTGGCGGCCCTACGAGCTGCGGCCCCACCCGAACCCCACCCTCCGCCCGGAGGACGAGTACCTGCCCCGGGTCTGGCGCTCCTCGGTCTACCCGATGGCCGAGCGGCTCGGTGTGCCGATCAAGTTGCCGACCGTGTCGCCGCAGCCGTACACGCACCTGCCGTTCGAGGGCGCGTTGTTCGCCGAGCAGCACGGTCTGGCCAGGCAGTACCACCGGGCGGTGCTGCGGGCGTTCTTCCAGCACGACCGCGACATCGGCCGGCCGGACGTGCTGGCGGAGATCGCCGCCGAGGTGGGCCTGGACGCGGGGGAGTTCGCTGCCGCGCTGGCCGAGCGCCGGTACGCCGAGCAGCACCGGGCGGCGGTGGCCGAAGCCCGGCAGGCGGGCGTGCGGGCCGTCCCGACCATCGACATCGGCCGGCACCGCATCGAGGGCGTGCCGAACCTGGACAACCTGCGCGAAGCGCTGAGCTAG
- a CDS encoding MarR family winged helix-turn-helix transcriptional regulator produces MSAAPRQTTEATASDQAAWNRVLTLHVLVERQLAQAMQRRHGVGLSEYRALAELSKSAAGEWRMQELADRIGLGQSSVTRLVARLDALGFARRDLCPDDKRGVYAVITDEGRQLHVAATVTYAEVLSSALNTAGADQELARLVQAIRSAG; encoded by the coding sequence ATGAGCGCAGCTCCCCGCCAGACCACCGAAGCGACCGCCTCCGACCAGGCCGCCTGGAACCGGGTGCTGACCCTGCACGTCCTCGTCGAACGCCAGTTGGCGCAGGCCATGCAGCGCCGCCACGGCGTCGGGCTGTCGGAGTACCGGGCGCTGGCCGAGCTGTCGAAGTCGGCCGCGGGCGAGTGGCGCATGCAGGAACTCGCCGACCGGATCGGCCTGGGCCAGAGCTCGGTGACCCGCCTCGTGGCACGCCTGGACGCCCTCGGCTTCGCCCGCCGTGACCTGTGCCCCGACGACAAGCGCGGCGTCTACGCCGTCATCACCGACGAGGGCAGGCAGCTGCACGTCGCCGCCACGGTCACCTACGCCGAGGTGCTCAGCTCCGCCTTGAACACCGCCGGCGCCGACCAGGAGCTCGCCCGCCTCGTGCAGGCGATCCGCAGCGCCGGCTGA